A stretch of Synechococcus sp. WH 8020 DNA encodes these proteins:
- a CDS encoding ABC-F family ATP-binding cassette domain-containing protein, whose amino-acid sequence MSLISLVDASKDFGIRTLFADLTLHIRDGDRLGLIGPNGSGKSTLLKVLAGEEPLGEGERRCSSRLSVELVGQESSVDPGLTVLEQVLAGCGEKRDLLLRFSELSEAVADNPDNSTLLAELGVLSQKMDESEAWSLEQQCQEVLQRLGITDLHSPVEALSGGYRKRVGLASALVACPDVLLLDEPTNHLDAAAVEWLQSWLDRYPGAVVLVTHDRYVLDRVTRRIVEVELGEARSIDGNYSAYLQRKAEQNLADAAAAAKFKSVLRRELAWLRQGPKARSTKQKARLQRIDDMRTAPTKQSRAQLEMASVSRRIGKVAIEAEHLSVSANGNKDGPFLLSDFSYSFSPEDRVGIIGPNGSGKSTLLDLIAGRRQPTCGSLQIGETVHLGYLDQHTDVLSDGKGLERKVIDFVEEAASTIDLGHEQLSASQLLERFLFPPAQQHSPLSKLSGGERRRLSLCRMLIQAPNVLLLDEPTNDLDVQTLSVLEDLLEDFRGCVVVVSHDRYFLDRTVDRLFCFESGRLQRFEGNYSEFLDHRRDLEKAHNETLAAQETAQRPAKSASKRVSLQDNKPKRRTFKESKELERLDSNLPALEERKQELEQAIASGRGDLSSLSLELAALLDSLHASEERWLELSELEP is encoded by the coding sequence GTGAGCCTGATCAGTCTTGTCGATGCATCCAAAGACTTCGGCATCCGCACGCTGTTTGCCGACCTCACCCTGCACATTCGCGATGGCGACCGTCTTGGACTGATTGGCCCTAATGGGTCAGGCAAATCGACCTTACTGAAAGTGCTTGCAGGAGAGGAGCCGCTTGGGGAAGGAGAACGACGTTGCTCGTCGCGGTTGAGCGTTGAGCTCGTGGGTCAAGAGAGCAGCGTGGACCCAGGTCTCACCGTCTTGGAACAGGTGTTGGCCGGATGTGGGGAGAAACGAGACCTGCTTCTGCGTTTCAGTGAACTCAGCGAAGCCGTTGCCGACAATCCAGACAACTCAACGCTCCTGGCTGAGCTAGGCGTACTCAGTCAAAAAATGGATGAATCCGAGGCGTGGAGTCTCGAACAACAGTGCCAGGAAGTCTTGCAAAGGCTTGGAATCACTGATCTTCATAGCCCTGTGGAAGCGCTGTCAGGGGGATATCGCAAACGGGTTGGACTGGCATCGGCCCTTGTGGCTTGTCCTGATGTCCTTCTTCTCGATGAGCCCACCAACCACCTCGATGCCGCAGCGGTGGAGTGGTTGCAAAGCTGGCTGGATCGCTACCCAGGAGCGGTCGTCCTCGTCACGCACGACCGCTATGTCCTGGATCGCGTGACCCGCAGGATCGTGGAAGTTGAGCTGGGGGAAGCACGGAGCATCGACGGCAATTACAGCGCTTATTTGCAGCGAAAAGCCGAACAAAATCTCGCCGATGCCGCAGCTGCTGCCAAATTCAAAAGCGTGCTCCGACGCGAATTAGCTTGGTTGCGTCAGGGGCCAAAGGCCCGTAGCACCAAACAAAAAGCGCGTCTGCAACGCATCGACGACATGCGGACCGCGCCTACAAAACAGAGCCGCGCTCAGCTGGAGATGGCCAGTGTGAGTCGTCGCATCGGGAAAGTCGCGATCGAGGCTGAGCATCTCTCCGTTTCGGCTAATGGCAACAAAGACGGTCCGTTTTTGCTCTCAGACTTCAGTTACAGCTTCAGCCCAGAAGACCGTGTCGGAATCATTGGTCCCAACGGCAGTGGCAAATCAACCCTGCTGGACCTCATTGCGGGACGGCGTCAGCCAACCTGCGGGTCCCTTCAGATTGGAGAGACCGTTCATCTCGGATATCTCGACCAACACACCGATGTCCTCAGCGATGGGAAAGGGTTGGAGCGCAAAGTGATCGACTTTGTCGAGGAAGCGGCATCCACGATCGACCTAGGCCATGAGCAGCTCAGTGCCTCCCAGCTCTTGGAACGGTTTCTCTTTCCGCCAGCTCAACAACACAGCCCCCTCAGCAAACTCTCTGGCGGAGAACGAAGGCGCTTAAGTCTTTGCCGCATGTTGATTCAGGCACCCAATGTGCTGCTGCTCGACGAACCAACCAACGACTTGGATGTCCAAACCCTGAGTGTGCTCGAAGACCTCCTCGAAGACTTCCGTGGCTGTGTTGTCGTCGTGTCGCACGATCGGTATTTCCTGGACCGTACCGTCGATCGTCTTTTCTGTTTTGAAAGCGGACGCTTACAGCGTTTTGAAGGAAACTACAGCGAATTTCTTGATCACCGTCGCGATCTGGAGAAAGCGCACAACGAAACACTGGCAGCGCAGGAAACAGCCCAACGCCCTGCAAAATCAGCCTCCAAACGGGTCTCACTTCAAGACAACAAGCCGAAACGGCGCACTTTTAAGGAATCGAAGGAGTTGGAGCGCCTCGACAGCAACCTACCCGCGCTCGAGGAGAGAAAGCAGGAGCTGGAACAGGCCATTGCTAGCGGGAGGGGAGATCTCAGTTCTCTGAGCTTGGAACTCGCAGCGTTGTTGGACTCGCTTCATGCCAGTGAGGAGCGCTGGCTGGAGCTCAGCGAACTGGAGCCATAA
- a CDS encoding CP12 domain-containing protein has product MKSIDEHIKKDQSEIEAARASGDEAKVRHLTEELHSLEEYKEHNPGDKHDPTSLELYCDANPEADECRVYDD; this is encoded by the coding sequence ATGAAATCCATCGACGAGCACATCAAGAAAGATCAGTCTGAGATTGAAGCCGCTCGTGCTTCAGGCGACGAAGCCAAGGTGCGTCACCTGACAGAGGAACTGCATTCACTTGAGGAATACAAGGAGCACAACCCTGGGGACAAGCACGATCCAACCTCTCTGGAGCTTTATTGCGATGCCAACCCAGAAGCCGACGAGTGCCGCGTCTACGACGACTGA
- the cgtA gene encoding Obg family GTPase CgtA — protein MQFIDQARISVRGGRGGDGIVAFRREKYVPAGGPSGGDGGQGADVVLEADSNLQTLLDFKYKRLFAGIDGRRGGPNRCTGASGPPLVIKVPCGTEVRHLSTGIVLGDLTTHEERLTVAFGGRGGLGNAHYLSNRNRAPEKCTEGRDGEEWPLQLELKLLAEVGIIGLPNAGKSTLISVLSAARPKIADYPFTTLIPNLGVVRRPTGDGTVFADIPGLIAGAAQGAGLGHDFLRHIERTRLLIHLVDGGAEDPLLDLRVVEKELEAYGHGLVERPRILVINKQELIQEEDLDGIVSALTEASGRTPLLISAAMSRGLDDMLDRVWSELGI, from the coding sequence GTGCAGTTCATCGACCAAGCGCGCATATCCGTGCGGGGTGGCCGTGGTGGCGATGGCATCGTGGCCTTCCGTCGAGAAAAATATGTCCCAGCGGGAGGTCCCTCCGGTGGTGATGGAGGCCAGGGCGCGGATGTGGTGTTGGAGGCCGATTCCAACCTGCAAACCCTTTTGGATTTCAAATACAAGCGTCTGTTCGCGGGGATTGATGGGCGACGGGGAGGCCCCAATCGCTGCACTGGAGCGTCAGGTCCGCCCCTAGTGATCAAGGTGCCTTGTGGCACTGAGGTCCGACATCTGAGTACGGGCATCGTGCTCGGGGATCTCACCACCCATGAAGAACGCCTCACCGTGGCGTTTGGTGGGCGTGGAGGACTGGGCAATGCCCACTACCTCAGCAATCGAAACCGTGCTCCCGAAAAATGTACGGAGGGTCGCGACGGCGAAGAATGGCCGTTGCAGCTGGAGCTCAAGCTTCTCGCTGAAGTTGGGATTATTGGGCTCCCGAATGCAGGGAAGAGCACCCTGATCAGCGTTTTGTCTGCCGCCCGCCCCAAAATTGCCGATTACCCGTTCACAACCCTGATTCCGAATCTTGGGGTGGTGCGCCGCCCGACAGGAGACGGCACGGTGTTCGCTGATATCCCTGGTTTGATTGCTGGTGCAGCCCAAGGCGCGGGGTTGGGCCATGATTTTCTTCGCCATATCGAACGCACGCGACTACTCATTCACCTCGTGGATGGCGGTGCCGAAGATCCCTTGCTCGATCTTCGCGTAGTTGAAAAAGAGCTTGAAGCCTATGGACATGGGCTGGTGGAGCGTCCAAGAATTCTGGTGATCAACAAACAGGAGCTCATCCAGGAAGAGGATCTTGACGGGATTGTTTCCGCCCTGACTGAGGCCAGTGGACGCACGCCTCTTTTGATATCGGCGGCGATGAGCCGCGGACTGGACGACATGTTGGATCGTGTCTGGAGCGAATTGGGGATTTAG
- a CDS encoding ABC transporter ATP-binding protein: protein MAGVRFEALSKNYPGRGGGEPIEVIRDLSLSIADGEFLVLVGPSGCGKSTLLRLMAGLESPSSGEILVGNQPVSGLRPAKRNVAMVFQSYALYPHLSVRDNLAFGLRRSQQRTRLQQLQDQLHRNTRRLPAALRIPSHREQQLEKRIQDVAQSLELDQLLDRRPKELSGGQKQRVALGRAMARKPEVFLMDEPLSNLDAKLRGSTRARIVDLQRQLGTTTLYVTHDQVEAMTMGHRIAVLNQGHLQQLGTPMELYRWPSNLFVAQFIGSPPMNVLPVHVGPGATLMLQDKRLNVEGPTRALLETLEGQQISGGIRPEQLHVAPATNRNLAAEVSHSEVLGNEQLLTCRLLDGDHLVQVRADPSLNVSIGGSIHLEADPDGWRLFDEAGDAIALPEPPPADTDEPQLPLLS, encoded by the coding sequence TTGGCCGGGGTTCGCTTCGAAGCACTCAGCAAGAACTATCCCGGCCGTGGGGGGGGCGAGCCTATTGAGGTCATTCGGGATCTCTCCCTGAGCATCGCTGACGGCGAATTTCTGGTGCTCGTTGGCCCTTCTGGCTGCGGCAAAAGCACGCTTCTTCGACTGATGGCAGGCCTGGAATCCCCCAGCTCTGGAGAGATTCTGGTGGGGAACCAACCCGTGTCTGGACTGAGGCCAGCGAAGCGCAATGTCGCGATGGTGTTTCAAAGCTATGCGCTCTATCCCCATCTGAGCGTTCGCGACAACTTGGCCTTCGGTCTTAGGAGAAGCCAGCAGCGCACGCGTTTGCAGCAGCTCCAGGACCAACTTCACCGCAACACACGCCGTCTCCCCGCCGCTCTAAGAATTCCCTCGCATCGAGAGCAGCAGCTCGAGAAACGCATCCAGGATGTGGCTCAATCTCTTGAATTGGATCAACTCCTCGATCGCCGCCCCAAAGAACTCTCTGGTGGACAAAAACAACGGGTAGCCCTGGGCCGGGCCATGGCCCGCAAACCAGAGGTCTTTCTCATGGATGAGCCGCTGAGCAATCTCGACGCAAAATTGCGCGGAAGCACTCGCGCGCGGATCGTTGACCTTCAGCGGCAACTCGGGACCACCACCCTTTATGTCACCCATGACCAGGTGGAAGCGATGACCATGGGCCACCGGATCGCCGTGCTCAATCAGGGACACCTCCAGCAACTGGGCACTCCGATGGAGCTGTACCGCTGGCCATCCAATCTGTTTGTGGCCCAATTCATTGGCAGCCCACCGATGAATGTGCTGCCCGTGCATGTTGGACCTGGCGCCACGTTGATGCTTCAGGACAAACGCCTCAACGTGGAGGGTCCCACTAGGGCCTTGCTGGAGACCCTTGAAGGTCAACAGATCAGCGGAGGGATCCGTCCGGAGCAGCTTCATGTTGCACCCGCAACCAACCGAAACCTCGCAGCGGAAGTGAGTCACAGTGAGGTTTTAGGGAACGAACAACTGCTCACCTGCCGCCTACTAGACGGGGACCATTTAGTACAGGTGAGAGCCGATCCAAGCCTCAACGTTTCGATTGGAGGATCGATTCATCTAGAAGCCGATCCAGATGGCTGGCGGTTATTCGATGAGGCTGGGGACGCCATTGCTTTACCAGAGCCCCCACCAGCCGATACCGATGAACCTCAACTCCCCCTGCTGAGCTGA